The window AGTGGGCTTACGCCTACGATACAAAAACTATACATCTGCGTGTACGCACCAAAAGGGACGATGTGGACTGTGTTACAGCCCTCACCGGAGACAAGTATGACTGGGAACATACCTTTTATGAGATCATGATGGAAAAGGCCGCATCCGACGATAAGTTTGATTACTGGGAATGCGCGGTCCGGCCTAAATATAAACGTCTCAGCTACACGTTCCGTGTCAGCAAAGGCCCGGAGGATGTATATCTCCTTGACAATGGCATCCGCTCGGAGTGTCCGCAGCCGCCAAATCACTTCTACGAGTTTCCCTACATACACCAAATCGACCTGTTTCAGGTGCCTAAATGGGCCAAGGATGCGGTGTTTTATCAGATTATGACCGAGCGCTTCGCTAATGGTGATCCCACCAATGATCCGGAAGGAACCGAGGCTTGGGGCGGAACGCCGAAGCTGGATAATTTTTTTGGCGGAGATCTGCAGGGTGTGCTGGATCATCTGGATGATCTGCAGGAGCTTGGCATCAACGCCGTTTATTTCACACCGCTGTTCGTCTCCCCTTCCAACCATAAATATGACATTGTGGACTATAAAAAAGTGGACCCCCACTTCGGCGATAATGAGCTCCTGAAGCGCGTTGTTGAGGAATGCCATAGACGGGGTATCCGGGTGATGCTCGACGCCGTGTTTAACCATTGCAGTGACAAGTTCCCGCCGTTTCAGGACGTGCTGGAGAAGGGCGAATATTCTGTATACAAAGACTGGTTCCATATGAACTCCTTCCCCGCTGAGGTTGTCGACGGTATTCCTACCTATGACACTTTCGGCTTTTTTGGCAATATGCCGAAGTTCAACACCGCCAACCATGAGGTCAAAACCTATCTGCTTGAGGTGGCCGAATATTGGATCAAGGAGATCAAGGTCGACGGCTGGCGGCTGGATGTCGCCAATGAGGTCGATCACCATTTCTGGCGCGACTTCCGCAAGGTTGTCAAGGCTGCGAACCCGGACGCTTATATCGTCGGCGAGGTGTGGAGTGATTCCCTGACCTGGCTGCTCGGTGACCAGTTTGATTCGGTCATGAACTATCCGTTCTCCGGTACGGTGCTGGAATTCTTCAACGGGGGCATGGACGGCATTACCTTCGGACACCGGATCGGAAGCTTACTGATGCGCTATCCGCAGCAGACGAACGAGGTCGTCTTTAATCTGCTGGGCAGCCATGACACCCCGCGTCTTCTGACGGTTGTCGGGG of the Paenibacillus pedocola genome contains:
- a CDS encoding alpha-glycosidase produces the protein MLLEAMYHVPRDKWAYAYDTKTIHLRVRTKRDDVDCVTALTGDKYDWEHTFYEIMMEKAASDDKFDYWECAVRPKYKRLSYTFRVSKGPEDVYLLDNGIRSECPQPPNHFYEFPYIHQIDLFQVPKWAKDAVFYQIMTERFANGDPTNDPEGTEAWGGTPKLDNFFGGDLQGVLDHLDDLQELGINAVYFTPLFVSPSNHKYDIVDYKKVDPHFGDNELLKRVVEECHRRGIRVMLDAVFNHCSDKFPPFQDVLEKGEYSVYKDWFHMNSFPAEVVDGIPTYDTFGFFGNMPKFNTANHEVKTYLLEVAEYWIKEIKVDGWRLDVANEVDHHFWRDFRKVVKAANPDAYIVGEVWSDSLTWLLGDQFDSVMNYPFSGTVLEFFNGGMDGITFGHRIGSLLMRYPQQTNEVVFNLLGSHDTPRLLTVVGEDKRRLKLAVVFLFTFMGTPCIYYGDEIGLTGNEDPDCRKCMEWDEEKQDRELYDFYRMMIALRKENKALREGRFRILQACENDPCIVYERADEIIHFTVWMNNSPVPRILSHPMETDDWQDALTGDPVAPVDGMMNISLDPYGYRILCRNLEQPSI